One Spinacia oleracea cultivar Varoflay chromosome 4, BTI_SOV_V1, whole genome shotgun sequence DNA segment encodes these proteins:
- the LOC110796328 gene encoding protein CHLORORESPIRATORY REDUCTION 41, chloroplastic, whose product MASSTLQFLSQTTTLHLHLFQPTQAFHTLPSFPLKHRKLDLISIKCTTNSSPLEPVADSFPTPSPENVATTPAENFPIDKRRASEIIRDRKARTELVKLEPPNFEIGWKRTKPINLEKPTGYVIMDFLDKFEGLMSREFGSKELLVKAGEIVAERAREEAEDLRDEGKVEDRMVTELSRVLKLMEMDLVMVKAAYKEETLNERLEQAKARCRQAILVAKSF is encoded by the coding sequence ATGGCTTCATCCACTCTTCAGTTTCTCTCCCAAACAACAACCCTTCATCTGCACCTCTTCCAACCAACTCAAGCTTTTCATACATTACCTTCATTTCCTCTAAAACATCGAAAACTCGACCTTATTTCAATAAAATGCACTACAAACTCCTCACCACTTGAACCAGTAGCAGACAGTTTTCCCACCCCAAGCCCAGAGAATGTAGCCACAACCCCTGCAGAGAACTTCCCCATTGACAAGAGAAGAGCATCCGAAATAATCAGGGACCGAAAGGCTCGAACCGAGCTCGTAAAACTGGAACCTCCCAACTTTGAGATAGGTTGGAAGAGGACTAAACCCATCAACCTAGAGAAGCCTACAGGGTATGTGATCATGGATTTTCTAGATAAGTTTGAAGGATTGATGAGTCGAGAATTCGGGTCGAAAGAGCTGCTGGTTAAGGCAGGAGAAATAGTAGCTGAAAGAGCAAGAGAAGAGGCAGAGGATTTAAGAGATGAAGGCAAAGTTGAAGATAGGATGGTCACTGAACTTTCCAGGGTTTTGAAGTTAATGGAAATGGATTTGGTAATGGTTAAAGCTGCTTATAAAGAAGAGACTCTAAATGAGAGGCTTGAACAAGCTAAGGCGAGGTGCAGGCAAGCTATTCTTGTTGCCAAATCTTTTTga